One window from the genome of Desulfovibrio legallii encodes:
- a CDS encoding Fe-only nitrogenase accessory AnfO family protein, whose protein sequence is MTGLLDTTQMAVLHDAAGELAAPPTAAEVRVYMRGKGEWAEAARHALTLPGDAGLEELRSQARLLATRLGSCRIVVGAEDPGSLYGILDQQGFAVCLLDRFDPRALEGIRHGLLANLRPAPATPPRPAASRPHAMAPGRFFLDMAAAKETDPLFTAREAILVFIERTPFTHLQIKCEHAPRWLESFALVTGLVLETEALESGLKLLTLRQPAGRDEAALVGQKWYDAGGCSCGG, encoded by the coding sequence ATGACGGGATTGCTGGACACCACGCAGATGGCGGTTTTGCACGACGCCGCAGGAGAACTGGCCGCGCCGCCCACGGCCGCTGAGGTGCGCGTTTATATGCGCGGGAAAGGGGAATGGGCGGAAGCGGCGCGCCATGCGCTGACCTTGCCCGGCGACGCAGGCCTGGAGGAGCTGCGCAGCCAGGCCCGGCTGCTGGCCACCCGGTTGGGCAGTTGCCGCATTGTGGTGGGCGCGGAAGACCCCGGCAGCCTGTACGGCATTCTGGATCAGCAGGGCTTTGCCGTCTGCCTGCTGGATCGGTTTGATCCACGCGCGCTGGAGGGCATCCGCCACGGCCTGCTGGCAAATCTGCGCCCGGCCCCGGCAACGCCGCCGCGGCCTGCCGCAAGCCGCCCCCACGCCATGGCTCCGGGCCGCTTTTTTCTGGACATGGCCGCAGCCAAGGAAACGGACCCCCTGTTCACCGCGCGGGAGGCCATCCTGGTGTTTATAGAAAGGACGCCGTTCACCCATCTGCAGATCAAGTGCGAGCACGCGCCGCGCTGGCTGGAGAGCTTTGCCCTGGTCACGGGGCTCGTGCTGGAAACGGAAGCGCTGGAATCCGGCCTGAAGCTGCTGACCCTGCGTCAGCCCGCCGGACGCGACGAAGCGGCGCTGGTGGGGCAAAAATGGTATGATGCGGGGGGCTGCTCCTGCGGCGGATGA
- a CDS encoding glutamine amidotransferase, with translation MKRCVAVQHVAFESLGAFVEPLEQAGYAVSYVQAGVVPLGPDVWRDAALAVVLGGPIGVNEKDRYPFLAEEQALVEARLASGRPLLGVCLGAQLMAAALGAAVYPGPAKEIGWGGVELTPAGMSGPLAELAGAPVLHWHGDTFDLPQGGALLASSRLTPHQAFRPGKGQLALQFHAEMDPAMMETWLIGHCCELAAAGLDPCAIRADAQKLGAAARAAGHAFFRRWLAEEVE, from the coding sequence ATGAAACGGTGTGTGGCGGTGCAGCATGTGGCCTTTGAATCTCTGGGCGCGTTTGTGGAACCGCTGGAACAGGCCGGCTACGCCGTAAGCTATGTGCAGGCCGGCGTGGTGCCCCTGGGGCCCGACGTGTGGCGCGACGCGGCCCTGGCCGTGGTTCTGGGCGGGCCCATCGGCGTGAACGAAAAGGACCGCTATCCTTTCCTGGCGGAGGAGCAGGCCCTGGTGGAAGCGCGCCTGGCCTCAGGCCGCCCCCTGCTGGGCGTCTGCCTGGGGGCGCAGCTTATGGCCGCGGCCCTGGGCGCGGCCGTCTACCCCGGACCAGCCAAGGAGATAGGCTGGGGCGGCGTGGAGCTGACCCCGGCGGGCATGAGCGGCCCCTTGGCGGAGCTGGCGGGCGCGCCGGTGCTGCACTGGCACGGCGACACCTTTGACCTGCCCCAGGGCGGCGCGCTGCTGGCCTCCAGCAGGCTCACGCCCCACCAGGCCTTCCGGCCCGGCAAAGGGCAGCTGGCCCTGCAGTTTCATGCGGAAATGGATCCGGCCATGATGGAAACCTGGCTCATCGGCCACTGCTGCGAGCTGGCCGCCGCCGGGCTGGACCCCTGCGCCATCCGCGCCGACGCCCAAAAGCTGGGCGCGGCCGCCCGCGCCGCGGGCCACGCCTTCTTCCGCCGCTGGCTGGCCGAGGAGGTGGAGTAG